GATGGCAATGGAGAAACGATTTCTTTGTATGCAGGTTTTAATGAACTTGATGAAGCTAGATTTAACATCTCTCGAATAAAAGAGTGGCGTGATACTGGTAATGCCTTGGTTGATTGCGCCATTTTATATCGTAATAATGCTCAATCACGGGTACTCGAAGAAGCCTTACTTCAAGAATCAATCGCTTACAGAATATATGGCGGATTACGCTTTTTTGAACGCCAGGAAATTCGTGATGCCCTTGGGTATTTGCGCTTAATTAATCAATCTATTGATGATGCGGCATTTGAGAGAATAGTGAATACCCCTACTCGTGGCATGGGGGACAAGACCTTATCGCAGATCCGCGAACTAGCCAAAGAACAAGAATTGTCTATGTGGGATGCAAGTCAGCGGATGTTACAGGAAAAACGTCTAACCGGCCGCGCATCTAATGCATTAAGTGCTTTCATTCAACTTATTAGTCAGTTAGGCCAAGATATTGCGCAGTTACCTCTTGAGGAACAAGCTGATCATGTGATCAAACATTCTGGCCTATTTGCTATGTATAAAGCAGAAAAAGGTGAAAAAGCCCAAGCTAGAATTGAAAACTTGGAAGAATTAGTGACGGCTTGTAAACAATTTGTCGTGCCTGAAGAGGCTGATAATATGACTCCCTTATCTGCTTTTTTAGCTCATGCCTCTTTAGAATCAGGTGAAACACAGGCTGATAGTCATCAGGATGCGGTGCAAATGATGACAATTCATTCATCTAAAGGTTTAGAGTTTCCATTGGTGTTTCTGGTTGGGGTAGAAGAAGGCATGTTCCCTAGTCAGATGAGCAATGATGAGCCTGGCAAAATCGAAGAAGAAAGACGTCTTTGTTACGTCGGTATGACACGTGCAATGCAAAAGTTGTATATCACTTATGCTGAGAACAGACGCGTTTATGGGCAAGACAAATATCATACTCCTTCACGGTTTATTAAAGAGATCCCCGCTGAGTGTATTGAAGAAGTCCGCTTGCGCACCACTATTAGCCGACCGGTACAAAACCGTTTTACGGCAACTACTGGGCATACTGCATTTGAATCGACAGGATTTCAGTTAGGTGAAAGGGTATGCCATCCTAAATTTGCTGAAGGTACAGTGCTAAATTATGAAGGGTCGGGTGAGCATGCCAGAGTGCAAATTAACTTTGATGAATTCGGTACTAAATGGTTGGTGATGTCGTTTGCTAAGTTAACTAAAGTATAGTTGGATTAAATGTGTTGTTTTTTGTTATATCTATTGTGTAATAACCACACCTAAGTTAACCGGTTTTTAGTGATTCTATATTTATGCAACGTAAAGTACTGATTATTGAATATGACTCAAGTAGCATGAAAGTACTGCGAAACTTGATTTCTAAGGCGGGTTTGCGTCCTGTATCTACCGCTAGTTTAATCGAAGCAAAACATGTGTTTTCAGCTTCTGCACCTGAAGAGTATTTGTGTGCAGTCGTTAACTTTAATTTGCCAGATGCAACTAAGGGACAGGCAGTTGATTTTGCCATTCAATCTTTCTTACCCACAATAGTGGTAACTGATACCTTAGATGATGAAATCAGAATTGATATTCTGCAAAAAAATATAGTTGATTATATTCCCAAAGAAAATGCTCAAGTTTATGAATATCTCACAAGATTATTGGCAAGATTAGATAAAAATAAAAAAGTAGGCGTATTGGTAGTAGATGATTCACGAGTGGATAGAAGTGCAATGGTTTCATTATTAAGAAGGCATAATTTTATTACTTATGAAGCACAAAATGCCAGCCAAGCTATACAAGTGTTAACTAATCAATCTACTATTAAACTGGCAATTATTGATGAAAACATTCCAGGCATGTCTGGTTTACAAATGATTTCTAAGTTACGTAGAACATATAGTGAAGAAGACTTGGGGATTATAGGTATCGCAACTGATAGCAATAATGGACTATCAGCTCGGTTTATTAAAAGTGGCGCTAATGATTATTTATATAAGCCTTATTGCCATGAAGAATTTCTCTGCCGGATCATGCAAAATGTTGAGAGGTTAGAGAATATAGCCACCATAAAACGTGTGGCAAATTCCGATTATTTGACTGGTTTACCTAACCGACGACATTTTTTTTCTTGTGTTGAAGCCATACAAAAAAACAAACCGAAACAACAGAGTTTAGCCATTATTGACATCGACCATTTCAAGAATATAAATGACACTTATGGCCATGATTGCGGAGATTATGCTTTAAAAGAAATAGCTAAATTGGTAGCTGATTTTTTTGCTGACTATATTGCTGCTCGTTTTGGTGGTGAAGAATTTTGTGTCTATTTTACAAATACTAATGCAGAAAAAGTATTCGAAATCATGAATGTATTTCGTGTCGCTTTGCAAAATACAACTCTGATTTTTGAAAAGCAACACATATATTGTACTGTAAGTGTCGGTTTAACTAGTCAAACTAAAGGCGGTATTAATGGAATGATACGCATGGCTGATGAAAATTTATATACCGCTAAAAATGGTGGCAGAAATAAAGTAATTAGTAATTAGTAGGAATACCAGATTTGTTGAACATGGCACTCATTAAACAGCTGTTAATCATATTTTTACATTTCCTACTTTTGGGCTGCGTCAGTTTTGGCGGGCCAGCTGCACATATTGGCTATTTCAAATCGACTTTTGTCGATAAATTGCAATGGCTTAAAAATGACGAGTACGCGAATCTCATTAGTCTGAGCCAAATTTTACCCGGTCCAGGTTCCAGCCAAATTGGTTTTGCTATTGGTTTACATAAAGCAGGTTTATGGGGGGGAGTTGCTGCCTTTATTGGTTTTACTTTGCCGTCGTTTATCTTGATGTATTCTTTGGCTTCAATTACAGATTTTAGCCAGTCTAAGCCTTGGTTAGTGGGTTTAATATATGGCCTTAAACTATTAGCTGTAGTAGTCGTACTTGATGCAGTGATTAGTATGTTTAAGAGTTTTTGTAAAACTAAAGTTGCCATAAGTATTGCTCTTTCAAGTGCCGCTTTGTTAATGCTGGTGAGCTCTCCTTTGTGGCAAATATTTGTGATATTAAGCAGTGCGGCAATAGGTGTGTTAACGAGCCGTACAACAGAAAAAAGTGTGCCCTTCAAGTTTGACTCAAATAAATTTAGTTACTGGCCATTGTTAGTGTTTTTGGTTTTATTTGCACTGAGCTTGGTTAGTTGGTCTGCAAGTTATGCCAATATGTTAGCGCCCTTTATTCAGAGTGGCAGTTTGGTATTTGGAGGCGGACATGTAGTTTTACCTTTATTACAGGCATCACTAGGAGATAGCATTAGTCAGGATGCATTTGTTTTTGGCTATGCAGCCGCGCAAGGTGTTCCTGGCCCGATGTTTACGATTGCCACATATATTGGCGGTATAATGAATCCAGCAGTTCCATTGACTGGCGCTTTATTAGCCACTTTAGCTATCTTTTTACCGGGATTTTTACTGGTATTAGCGTTAAGAAATGTTTGGCAAACATTGCTTGCTAATTGTTATTTTTTGGCTGCAACAAGGGGAATCAATGCTGCCGTTGTGGGACTACTCATTGCCGCATTTTATAATCCGATATTGACTAGTGCGATAACTGATTTGTTTGATCTCGTATGGGTGATTGCAGGATTTTTGATACTAAAAATATTTAAACCACACATATGTATATTGATTGTTATTTTCATCACTCTAGGCTTAATAAGTGTGAATGTTTAATCCCAGACACAACGGTTTCGACCGGCTTGTTTAGCTTTAAATAAGTTGGTGTCGGCCTTATCGAGTAATTCGGTTGCATTTGATAAAGTGCAAGTTTTTTCTGTCGGCGAAAAAGTAGCGGCACCAATGCTAATAGTGACTATCTCGTGAGAAGCTCCAGTAGCCGAAGGTATATTCTGTTTACGTACTTTGTCGAGTAAATCTTCTGCGACTGTTTTCGCGCCAGCTAAATCGGTAAAAGGTAATAATAGAACAAACTCTTCTCCGCCATATCTAGCTGAAAAATCCCTTTCTCGCCTTTTGCTTGCTGCAATTAGTAAGGCAACCTTTTTTAAGCATTTATCGCCTTCTAAGTGACCAAATGCGTCGTTGAATAGCTTGAAATTATCAATGTCAATTAACAGAGCTGAAAACGGGTGACCGCCACGCACGGCTGCATACCATTCCTGGTTAAGTGTCGTATCAAGTTGCATTCGATTGGCCAAACCGGTTAAACCGTCGGTACAAGATACTTGCGCTAGTTTTTTCTGTTGCGCCACCATTGCCATTAAATTTTTGACTCGTGAAACTAATATACTGGGTCGAACATTTTTATCGATATAGTCAATAGCGCCCATTGCCAAACATTCATCTTCTTGGTCACGGGTAGGTTGTTCTGCTAAGAACATAATAGGGATATGGGAAGTTAACTGGCTATTCTTTACAAAAGCGCACAGTTCTTGGCCTGATATTATTGGAGTGTTTACAGCACTTAATACTAAGTCTATGTCTTTTAGCATGATGCTTTGTAACGCCGTTTTTCCATCCCGCGCAACTTCTACGTTGAACAGTTTAGAAAACAACGCACTTAGACTTGATATACAAATCACATCATCGTCAATAATAAGTAAGGTTAATTTGTTGGGGTAAGTTGACATAACATCCTTGAACTATACAACTAATGACAATGCTTCAATAATGGATAGCTAGCACTAAATTAGTAAAGACTCTAGAATACATGATTGTCGAGCGAAAATTAAACAACTTAAAATATATTATTTAATAATATAGACATTAACTAGCTAATTTACTGCAAAAATAGTCGTTGTCAAAAATATTCTGTTATACCCAGTGAACCTTAAAATAAAAACACGTAAACTTAGGTTTTACATTTAATTGCGGTTTTTCTTTGTCACAACAGCCTATAGATCATTTTCTCTTGTTAACTAATGCAAAAGAAGTGCTAAAAAACACCTTTGGTTATGATCACTATAGAGACGGTCAAGCTGAAGTGATTACAAATATAATTAATCATAAAGATGTGTTGGTCTTAATGCCAACTGGTGGTGGTAAATCTTTGTGTTATCAAATTCCAGCCATGATATTGCCGGGGTTAACGATTGTCATTTCCCCATTGATTTCGTTAATGAAAGATCAAGTTGATGCGCTGTTAGCTAATGGTGTTAGTGCCGCTTATATCAACTCAAACTTATCACCTGAAGAAATATTTAATGTGTATAAAGGCATGCAAGATGGTTTTTATAAGCTTATATATGTTGCTCCTGAAAGGTTAATGCAAGTTGATTTTATCGCGCGCCTTCAGTCATTGAGTATCAGTTTAATTGCTGTGGATGAAGCACACTGTGTCTCTCATTGGGGACACGACTTTCGCAAAGATTACCGATTACTTGGTCAACTAAAAGAAAAACTTCCTAATACGCCTGTGATGGGCTTAACCGCTACTGCTGACTTAGCTACTCGAGCTGACATTGCTCACCAACTACGTTTAGATAACCCTTTTATATTTAAAGGCAGTTTTGATCGACCTAACATTCGATACAATCAAATCACCAAATATAAAGCTACTGATCAAGCGATTAGTTTTGTTAAGCAACAAGATGGTAGCGGTATTATTTATTGCAATAGCCGCAGAAAAGTAGACGAGTTATCTGTGGCGCTAGCTAAACAAGGTGTAAGTTGTGCTGGTTATCATGCTGGGTTAGAAGGGGCGATACGGGATAAAATTCAACGTGATTTTATTCAAGATAGAATTGATGTGATTGTCGCAACAGTGGCATTTGGTATGGGCATTGATAAATCAAACGTGCGTTTTGTCGTGCATTTTGACTTACCCCGTAGTATTGAATCATATTATCAAGAAATTGGTCGAGCTGGGCGAGATGGTATGCCTGCTGAGGCGTTATTGTTATTTGATGAAAAAGACGCGGCACGTATCCGTCAATGGATATCTTCTGGTGAAAACCCAGAAAGAAATGCTGTTGAACTGCAAAAGTTTGCGGCAATGGAAGCTTTTGGTGAAGCACAAACTTGTAGACGTCAAATTCTGCTTAATTATTTTGCTGAGTATTCAGCAGGGCATTGCGGAAACTGTGATATTTGCCTAGATCCACCCAAAGCTTTCGACGGAACGGTTGATGCTCAGAAGATTCTTTCCTGTGTTCTACGATTACAACAAAATGTCGCTAGTCAATACGTCATTGATGTCTTACGTGGTAAACAATTAAAACGTATTTTTGAAAATCAGCATGAACAACTTTCTACCTTTGGTATAGGAAAACAACAATCAGATGAGTATTGGCATAACCTGATTAATCAATTAATTCATCGAGGCTTGTTACGAGTTGATATCACCCAAAATGCTGTATTGAAATTAACCGAAGAAGCACGGCCTATGTTGAAAAACACCCAGTCTTTGCAATTAGCGGTGCCAAGGTTGACTGTCAACTTAGGCAAAAAATCTAAATTCCAAGCGCAAGATTATGACCGAGCATTATTTGCCAAGCTTAAACATTTACGTAAAGTCATTGCAGAACAAGATGATGTACCACCTTTTGTGGTGTTTAGTGATGCAACTCTGGCTGATATGGCCAATAAATGCCCTGAGTCTTCGTCTGAATTTTTAGATATCCATGGCGTGGGTGCTACTAAGTTAGAGCGATATGGTGTGCGATTTATTGAAGCGATTAGTAAGCATATTAATAAATAATCTAAGATCTTAGTTCGTCTTTGTATGGGTTAGTAGTAGTATCTCTGACATAATCTTTATTGTTTAATAAATTGATATAATCCATGGCTGTAAAAGAAGTTTCTCGTAAAAATAAAGATCAAAATGTTGAAAAACTAAAGATCCCACCACATTCTATCGAAGCCGAGCAGTCTGTCTTGGGCAGCATGTTAATTGCTCCTGACTCTTGGGATAAAGTGGCAGAAATTGTAGTGGAAGATGATTTTTACAATCATTCCCATCAAGTTATTTATCGTTCTATTTTAGGTTTGTTATCGAAGAATGAACCCATTGATTTAATTACTGTTTCTGAACATTTAGAAAATTTAGATGAATTAGAAGCAGCCGGCGGTTTTGCTTATTTAGGTGAGCTGGCACGGAATACACCAAGCTCAGCTAACGTGACTGCATATGCGCAAATTATTAAAGAGCGCGCAGTGACTCGTGAGTTAATCGGTGTGGCTCACGAAATTGCGGATACAGGTTATAATCCAGAAGGCCGAAATAGTGGCGAAATTTTGGATATGGCCGAAAGTAAGGTCTTCGAAATTGCTGAAAAAAGAACCGGCAAAAACGAAGGCCCTAAAAATGTTGAATCGGTGCTAGGTAAAACCATAGATCGATTAGAAGAGCTGGTTAAAAGTAATAAAGACGTGACAGGTGTGTCTACTGGATACACTGACTTAGATAAAAAAACCAGTGGTTTACAACCTTCTGACTTAATTATTCTCGCAGCACGTCCATCTATGGGGAAAACGACATTCGCCATGAACCTGTGCGAGAACGCAATGTTGTTGGAAACTAAGCCTGTATTAGTATTTAGTCTAGAAATGCCTGCAGAACAAATCATGATGCGTATGCTGGCGTCTTTAAGTCGTGTCGATCAGACCAAAGTGCGTACCGCTCAATTGGACGATGAAGATTGGGCTAGAATGTCAAATACTATGGCTATGTTAAAAGATAAAGATAACCTGTTTATTGATGACTCTTCGGGCCTAACTCCGATGGAAGTCAGGACCCGGGCAAGAAAATTAGCCCGAGATAAAGGTGGTATAAGTTTAATCATGATCGATTATTTGCAACTTATGCAAGTGCCTGGTTTAAGTGATAACCGTACCTTAGAAATTGCCGAAATATCTCGTTCTTTGAAATCTCTAGCAAAAGAGCTAGAAGTGCCAGTTGTTGCTCTATCTCAGTTAAATCGTAGTCTAGAACAAAGAAGTGATAAAAGGCCGATAAACTCGGATTTACGGGAATCAGGTTCCATAGAGCAAGATGCGGATTTGATCATGTTCATTTATAGAGACGAAGTCTATAACGAACAAAGTACCGAAAAAGGGATTGCCGAAATTATCATTGGTAAACAACGTAATGGCCCGATAGGGACATCTAGATTAACCTTCCAAGGGCAGTTTTCGCGCTTCGATAATTATGCTGGCCCAGCCATAGAAGATGAGTATTAATAGCAATTAGTGATAATGATTTTTGCTAGCTGAACACTTATATTTATTGGTTTATATCATATTAAAGACAAAAAAAAGAGATGCTAAAAGCATCTCTTTTTTTGTGTTAAGACTAACTTACTTCTTAACTTTTACTCTTGTGCTTGCAGTTACTTTAGCCGTAATGCGACGGTTAATTTTATGTGCAGCAGCAGTATTAGACGTATCTAATAATTGAGTTTCACCGAAACCTTTAACAGTTAAGCGATTAGGATTAATGCCGTATTCTTTAACAAATAAGTCACTAACAGCTTTAGCTCGTTTTTCAGAAAGCATCATGTTGTAGCCTGCATCACCTGGTGCTGATGCATGTCCTTCAATCACTGTATCTGTTGATGGGAATCGTTTCATGAAGTCAGCAAATTCTTTAAGCTGAGGATCAAGAGGATATTGCACAACGGCACTGTTATTAGCGAATAATACTTTAATATTCACTGACACTTGTTCTTCAGTAAATATGCTACAGCCATTTGCATCAACTTTGTCTTCAGCTGGTGTGTTAGCACATTTATCTTTACCATCTACAACACCGTCGTTATCAGTATCTATTGATTGAGCAACGATTGCGCAACCTTTACTATCAACTTTAGTTCCGTATGGAGTATTGGCACAGCTATCCATGTTATTGCTAACGCCATCATTATCACTGTCTTTAGAAGCTGCTGGAGCCGAACTCGCGCCAAATGCATAAGCAAGACCTAACTTGTATCCCATATGGGTATTGTCAGTGTCTAAATTCTGATATGCCGCAATTTCAGTAATAATTTTAAAGTTTTCGTTTAGATCCCAGTGCTTACCTAAACCTAAATCTAGGTAGTAATCACTTTCTGCAATCTTGGTACGCTTCACACCACCGAAGACATAGAACAAGTCATCTTCTAGGAAATATAACGCATCTGCACCAAAGCGATTACTTGAATAGTCGCTAGGAGTGGCATCGATATCAAAGCTTGAAGCTTCAATTCGAGCAGCCCACTGTGGTTTAAATCTAAAACCAAATTCCACTCCTAAGCCTTTACCACTATCTAAGTAGAAAGGCGCGCCAGTTTCGGCATGATCAGTTTTGTAATATTCAACAAACCCACCAACCCACTTTTCGCCTTCTTTATTTGACTCAGCTTGTACACTTGAAGTCATAGCTAAAGCAATTGCACTAGCGACTAATAATTTTTTCATCTGTGATTTTCCTTAAAATTTTAAATGTCATTAAATATTTGCTAATTCTACCATTAAATTTGTAGATCGAAACATCCTTTATTTCATTCCCCTGATAACGTCGCAATTAAGTGACGGCTACCAGCTCTGTTGCGATGTTCGCCTAGTATTATTCCTTGCCACATACCTAACGCCAGCGCACCGTCACTTATAGGGACGGACACGTGGCTGCCAAGTAAACTGGCTTTAATATGAGCGGGCATATCATCAGCCCCTTCATAGTTATGCAGATAATAGGCCATATTATCTGGTACCATCTTATTGATATGTGTCTCCATATCTTGCCTAACGGTAGGATCGGCATTTTCGTTGATGGTTAAACTGGCACTCGTATGCTGGATAAACAGGTGCAATAAACCCGTCGATATATTTGCCAAATCGCTCAATTGGCTCACTACCTCATCAGTAATAAGGTGATAACCTCTAGATTTGGGCTTTAAAATTAAACGTTGTTGAGTCCACATAACTTACTTATTAAAACACATTTCTAAATATAAATTACCCGATGGGTGGGTAAATGGCATGACCATTTTTTTCCCATCGACTTGATGATCAATTGTATGATTTTTGCCTGAGACTATCATAGGGGTTGCCATACCAAAGTTGTATCCTTTTTGGTCAAGATCATTTTTAGCCCCTCCACAAATCATGTTTGTTATTTCGCCTACCATATCATTCACATCTGAATTGATGCCTTCTGGCTTTTCACCTAACATTTTGTGCATGATTTCAAGGACTAAACTTTCTTCAAAGGAGATAGAAAGAGAACCTTTAATATCGTCTCCTACCATACCTATTAATCCGGATACATCGCCACCTGCCTGATTATTTCCCTTTTTTTGGGGTTTACCGGGAGTCAGTTTTGTCTGGGCCATAGTTTCTATCACATTGAGTAATGCAATAATAAATGGATTAATAAATTCAGAATTCATTTACGCAAATTTTCCTTAATTTCAGGCTCTTATTGACAAGCTGAACAGGTTCCGTGGGCTTCGATTGTTTGTTTTAATACATTAAATCCAACAGAGTTAGCTTGTTTATTTAATGTATCTTTTAATCCTACCGATTGTATTTCTTGCACTTCACCACACGTGTCACAAATTAAAAATTGTACAGGATGATGGCAATCAAAATGATGGCAAGCAACAAAAGCATTAGTTGATTCGATTTTATGAATCAAGCCAAATTCCAGTAAAAAATCTAGCGTGCGATATATAGTAGCCGGTTTCGCATTAGCTTCTGTTAATTTAAGTTCATCGAGTAATTCATAAGCGCCAACTGCTCCTTCATGACCTAATAATAGGGCGTAGATTTTTTCTCTTAATAGAGTGAATCTAGCACCTTTATCTTCACAAAACTGCCTTGCTTTGTATATTTGTGACTCAACATTTTGTTGATCAGTAATAATCACTTGATTTCCTTCAAAATAAACGGGTGAATAATAGCACTAATCATCGTTTATGAGGTAGTGGTATTAAAATTTTTGCATCATCTTAATTCTATCATGCATATCTTGGATTTTGCGTGTTAATCTTACCATCAATATAGTCAGTGTTAACCTTTATTATGATTGAACAAAATATAACTATTAGCCACGAAACATTAGCCATTTGGTTTGTTTTTAGTGGCGATAAAATGTTAATTCCAAAAGAAAACTCACATTTACTCAAGTGTCGTTGGCAAAACTTAGCATTTGCTCATGCATATAAACAACAAATTGTTAAAATTGGTAGTTATAAAGAATTACCGTGTTTGTTAGTCGACATGGGCAACGAAACGATTGACGAAGAAGATTTAGCACTGGTGGGCTTGCGTAGTGTATTAAATGAATGTTCAGATACCTTTTTTGGCATAGCTGCAAGGTCTTGGCAAGTCGCTTTGTTTATCCGAACCCATAGGTTTTGTGGCCAATGTGGTTCTAAAATGCAACAAGTTGATTGGGAAATGGCTATGCAATGTATGCGTTGCAGTCATAGGTGTTACCCGAGAATTTCACCATGTATTATAGTTGCGATACGTAACAAAGATAAAATCCTCTTGGCGCAAGGAAAGTCCCAGCAATCACGAAATATGTATTCTATTATCGCAGGATTTGTTGAAAGTGGCGAAACCTTAGAACAAGCGGTGCATAGAGAAGTCTTTGAGGAAGTAGGGATTAAAGTCAAAAACCTTAAATATTTTGCCAGTCAGCCTTGGCCTTTCCCTCATGCATTAATGATGGGCTATTTAGCTGATTTTGATTCATGCGATATTCAAGTCGACGGCAAAGAAATACTAAGAGCTGGTTGGTTTGATATCAGTGAATTGCCTAATATCCCACCTAAACTTTCTATTGCGGGACAACTCATAGAACAAACTATTACAGAGATTCAACAAAGTTCTTGCTAACCAGCTTAGTTAAACAGATATAGCAACAAGGTTTGAATTTTTAGTGTTTAGAATGTTTGAAATTTAATCAACACAAACAAACTGTTCAACTTTTTGTCTAATTTACTTAGCTTCAAGCCGTAAAGCCGCTACAATACTGCCAATTTTTATGCCTGATACAATCAAATTGTCATTGGGCGAGCTTTATTATGACTAGAGGTAACTGATGCAAGAATTGCAGAACGATCGATATTTAAGGGCTTTGTTACGCCAACCCGTAGACGTCACACCTGTATGGATGATGCGCCAAGCTGGTCGATACTTACCTGAATATAAAGCGACACGCGCAGTGGCAGGAGATTTTATGTCCCTCTGCAAAAATGCAGAATTAGCTTGTGAAGTGACTTTACAACCCTTACGTCGATTTGATCTAGATGCAGCAATTCTTTTTTCCGATATTTTAACTATTCCTGATGCAATGGGATTAGGCCTGTATTTTGAAACAGGGGAAGGCCCAAGATTTGAACGACCACTAACTTGTATGGGGGATATTAAAAAATTACCCGTTTTAGATCCAGAAGATGAATTGGGTTATGTGATGAACGCTGTGCGGACCATCCGTAAAAATTTGCAGGGCCAAGTCCCTTTAATTGGTTTTTCTGGCAGCCCATGGACTTTAGCTACTTATATGATCGAAGGAGGCTCAAGTAAGGCTTTTACTAAAATCAAAAAAATGGCTTTTAGTGAACCTCAAGCTTTACATCTATTGTTAGATAAACTTGCGGACTCTGTAATTTTGTATTTAAACGCCCAAATCGCCGCTGGAACCCAGTCTGTTATGGTATTTGATACATGGGGTGGTGTGTTATCAGGTCGTGATTACAATGAGTTTTCGTTACGTTATATGCATAAAATTGTTGATGGTCTAACTCGTGAAAATGACGGCCGTAAAGTGCCAGTGACCCTATTTACTAAAAATGCCGGATTATGGCTTGAATCAATAGCTGCTACTGGATGTGATGCGGTTGGTCTGGATTGGACTGTAGATATGGCTGATGCGAAAAAACGTATTGGCGATAAAGTGGCCTTGCAAGGTAATATGGACCCTTCTATGTTATATGCCCCAGCAGAGAGAATTGAACAAGAAGTACAATTAATACTCGATGGTTTTGGTAAAGGTGATGGCCATGTATTTAACCTAGGACATGGTATTCATTTAGATGTCCCACCGGAAAATGCCAAGGTATTTATTGATGCGGTACATAAGTTGAGTAAACCTTTTCATCTTTAATTCTTGTTATTTCAGCTAAAACCATAATTTTTGTTGTGATAAAGGCTCGATTGATTTCAATCGAGCCTTTATATAGCAGTTGTTATCTAACTTAATTGTTTCTGTGCGTGCGTTCTTAATTCAATTGCTACCTTGCACTTCTGTTAAATCATTGCCTTCATACTCAGCGCATACATAACCAATAAAACCTGAGTCAGTGAAAACTTAACTCAGGTTAATGTGTACCCTATGAATTTGATTAATTACTTTTTTTGAAAATGACTTCTTTACCGTTAGTCGTCAACTGTTTTGCTGAAACGTGAATACAATCTTGGTCAATTTCTAATAGACCTATACCTGCACTATTAAGCAAAGTGCGCACATTTTGTCCTTTCGGTTTTCTGTGTTGTATGCGCATATTTCTGCGTTGGGTAAACCAATTTAGTGGTGAATATTTACTATATAAAACACGGTTGAGAGTGTCGAACCAGTTGAGTAATTTTTCGGGGAATTGGTTCTTAATACCGCTACTGGTAATTTGCGTAATATTAGGGCTATTTTGTCTAAAACGTAAACTAATGTCATAAACAAAAGAATAGTGAACATCACCAGATAAAATAACAAAATTGGGTGGCGTTTTACG
The sequence above is a segment of the Paraglaciecola sp. L3A3 genome. Coding sequences within it:
- a CDS encoding chemotaxis protein CheX gives rise to the protein MNSEFINPFIIALLNVIETMAQTKLTPGKPQKKGNNQAGGDVSGLIGMVGDDIKGSLSISFEESLVLEIMHKMLGEKPEGINSDVNDMVGEITNMICGGAKNDLDQKGYNFGMATPMIVSGKNHTIDHQVDGKKMVMPFTHPSGNLYLEMCFNK
- a CDS encoding secondary thiamine-phosphate synthase enzyme YjbQ, giving the protein MWTQQRLILKPKSRGYHLITDEVVSQLSDLANISTGLLHLFIQHTSASLTINENADPTVRQDMETHINKMVPDNMAYYLHNYEGADDMPAHIKASLLGSHVSVPISDGALALGMWQGIILGEHRNRAGSRHLIATLSGE
- the recQ gene encoding DNA helicase RecQ, giving the protein MSQQPIDHFLLLTNAKEVLKNTFGYDHYRDGQAEVITNIINHKDVLVLMPTGGGKSLCYQIPAMILPGLTIVISPLISLMKDQVDALLANGVSAAYINSNLSPEEIFNVYKGMQDGFYKLIYVAPERLMQVDFIARLQSLSISLIAVDEAHCVSHWGHDFRKDYRLLGQLKEKLPNTPVMGLTATADLATRADIAHQLRLDNPFIFKGSFDRPNIRYNQITKYKATDQAISFVKQQDGSGIIYCNSRRKVDELSVALAKQGVSCAGYHAGLEGAIRDKIQRDFIQDRIDVIVATVAFGMGIDKSNVRFVVHFDLPRSIESYYQEIGRAGRDGMPAEALLLFDEKDAARIRQWISSGENPERNAVELQKFAAMEAFGEAQTCRRQILLNYFAEYSAGHCGNCDICLDPPKAFDGTVDAQKILSCVLRLQQNVASQYVIDVLRGKQLKRIFENQHEQLSTFGIGKQQSDEYWHNLINQLIHRGLLRVDITQNAVLKLTEEARPMLKNTQSLQLAVPRLTVNLGKKSKFQAQDYDRALFAKLKHLRKVIAEQDDVPPFVVFSDATLADMANKCPESSSEFLDIHGVGATKLERYGVRFIEAISKHINK
- a CDS encoding OmpA family protein; translation: MKKLLVASAIALAMTSSVQAESNKEGEKWVGGFVEYYKTDHAETGAPFYLDSGKGLGVEFGFRFKPQWAARIEASSFDIDATPSDYSSNRFGADALYFLEDDLFYVFGGVKRTKIAESDYYLDLGLGKHWDLNENFKIITEIAAYQNLDTDNTHMGYKLGLAYAFGASSAPAASKDSDNDGVSNNMDSCANTPYGTKVDSKGCAIVAQSIDTDNDGVVDGKDKCANTPAEDKVDANGCSIFTEEQVSVNIKVLFANNSAVVQYPLDPQLKEFADFMKRFPSTDTVIEGHASAPGDAGYNMMLSEKRAKAVSDLFVKEYGINPNRLTVKGFGETQLLDTSNTAAAHKINRRITAKVTASTRVKVKK
- the dnaB gene encoding replicative DNA helicase, translating into MAVKEVSRKNKDQNVEKLKIPPHSIEAEQSVLGSMLIAPDSWDKVAEIVVEDDFYNHSHQVIYRSILGLLSKNEPIDLITVSEHLENLDELEAAGGFAYLGELARNTPSSANVTAYAQIIKERAVTRELIGVAHEIADTGYNPEGRNSGEILDMAESKVFEIAEKRTGKNEGPKNVESVLGKTIDRLEELVKSNKDVTGVSTGYTDLDKKTSGLQPSDLIILAARPSMGKTTFAMNLCENAMLLETKPVLVFSLEMPAEQIMMRMLASLSRVDQTKVRTAQLDDEDWARMSNTMAMLKDKDNLFIDDSSGLTPMEVRTRARKLARDKGGISLIMIDYLQLMQVPGLSDNRTLEIAEISRSLKSLAKELEVPVVALSQLNRSLEQRSDKRPINSDLRESGSIEQDADLIMFIYRDEVYNEQSTEKGIAEIIIGKQRNGPIGTSRLTFQGQFSRFDNYAGPAIEDEY
- a CDS encoding transcriptional repressor, whose amino-acid sequence is MIITDQQNVESQIYKARQFCEDKGARFTLLREKIYALLLGHEGAVGAYELLDELKLTEANAKPATIYRTLDFLLEFGLIHKIESTNAFVACHHFDCHHPVQFLICDTCGEVQEIQSVGLKDTLNKQANSVGFNVLKQTIEAHGTCSACQ